The genome window AGCGGTCGGCCGCCGGTGGGACGCGGCGTGGGCCTGCGCCGGCGTGAACCGCCCGCCGTAGTAGGGCACGTCGCCGGTCATGCCGGTCATCCGCAGCTGCCTCGGCACCAGGACCACCACGGGTCCACCATGCCGCATGACGGGCCGATCCGGTCGGCCCGTGCGCGGTTTCGTGGGGTGAGTGACGGGACTTGAACCCGCGGCCACCTGGACCACAACCAGGTGCTCTACCAGCTGAGCTACACCCACCATGGAGCACCGCGCCGGTGGCGCGGCGGGAGACAGCATACAAGCCGACGGGACGGCCTCAGGTCGTCGTGCCGGTGCCCGGCGTCAGCTCGAACCGGGCGGCCAGCGCCTTGGCGGTGTCGCCGTCCGGGCCCGGCTGGGGGACGAAGACCGCCTCCCGGTAGAACTTCAGCTCCTCGATGCTCTCGAGGATGTCGGCCAGCGCGCGATGGCCGCCGTGCTTGGCCGGGGTGTTGAAGTAGACCCTCGGGAACCACCGGCGCACCAGCTCCTTGATGGACGAGACGTCGACCAGGCGGTAGTGCAGGTGGGCGTCCAAGTCCTTCATGTCGCGGGCGAGGAAGCCGCGGTCCACATAGACGGTGTTGCCGGCCAGCGGTGCCTTACGGGCCACCGGCACGTGCTCGCGGACGTAGGCCAGCACCTGAGCCTCGGCCTCGGCGAGCGTCGTGCCGGCCGCCAGCTCGGTGAGCAGACCGGAGGACGTGTGCATCTCGCGCACCACGTCGACCATCTGCGCGAGCGCGGCGTCCGGCGGGCGGATCACCACGTCGACGCCCTCGCCGAGCACGGTCAGCTCGGCGTCGGTGACCACGGCGGCCACCTCGACGAGCGCGTCCGTCTGCAGCGAGAGGCCGGTCATCTCGCAGTCGATCCAGACCATCCGGTCGTTGCGCCGGTCGTTGCGCTCGGTCATGGCGGCTCACCCTAGACGTCCGCGCCGGCCTGGGGCCGCCGACCGGCGGTGACTACGCAAAGTAAATGAATCGTGACCATCTGTTGGTGTCATCTGGCCCGGTTTCGGCGCATGCTGGGGATGCCGCAGTCACTGGGGGTGCAGGCAGGTGGGTCAGTCGGAGGACCGGGCTCGTCGCCGCGAGGAGTCGCGCGCGACGGCGCTGCGTGACGACCACGGCCTCGAGGTGATCGGCCACCGGCACGCCGCCGACCTCGACGTCAGCCACGAGGAGCTGCCCTACGAGGAGCCTGACCAGTTCGGCATCCGCATCACCTGGCAGAGCGAGGCCGAGCGGCTCGAGGCCGCCGAGTTCCTCGTCGCGACCCGGATCCAGGAGGACACCCGACGTCGTACGTCGCGCGAGGTGGACGAGATGCGCCATCGCGCCGATGACGACGCGACCGAGCCCCGCGACGCGACCGAGGCACCCGGTCCCGACGGCAGCTGACGTCGGCGCCCCCGGCAGGGATCGAACCTGCGACCATCCGCTTAGAAGGCGGCTGCTCTTTCCACTGAGCTACGGGGGCCCGAGCGGGTGCGCGTAGGTCCACCTCGACCCGCCCCGGACGCCGATCCGGGGCACCTCAGCGGCACGTCCGGAGCCGTCCGGAGACCACCGTAGCGGTGGCCAGCCGCCTGAGCGGGTCGTCCTGCAGCACCCATGTCGCCCGTGCGGCCCGGCGAGTCCGTAACGACCCGGTGCGTCGGACCACTGAACGCCTACCGATCGCCGGGCGACGCGCCTCGGCGGCAACCAGCCCGACGACCCGGAGGTCTCACCATGCCCCGCACCAGGTCCACCGTCGCTCTCGCGGCGAGTGCCGCGCTCGCTGCGGCCCTGCCGCTCACCGGCGTCCCGGCCGCCCACGCCGCCGGGGCGGCGGGCAGCGTCTACGTCCTCAGCAACCAGGTGGCCGGCAACGCCGTCATCCAGTACGACCGGGCGCCCGACGGGCAGCTGACCCCGGTCGGCAGCTTCCCGACCACCGGCACCGGCACCGGCGGCGGTCTCTCCTCCCAGAACGCCGTCGTGGTCGACGACGAAGGCGCCCACCTCTACGCCGTCGACGCCGGCTCGAGCACGATCACGTCCTTCCGCATCGCTGACGGCGGTCTTCAGCGCATCAGCACCGTGCCCTCCGGCGGGACCACGCCGACCAGCGTGGCGGTCCACGGCGACCGGCTCTACGCACTCAACGCGGGGGGCGCCGGCAACGTGGCGTCGTTCGGCGTGACCGACGGTGCGCTCTCGGCGCTGTCCGACGGCACGACCGCGCTCAGCAGCAGCGCGACGTCGCCCGCCCAGGTGTCGGTCACCCCGGACGGCGACCAGCTGGTGGTCACGGAGCGCGTGACGAGCCTCCTCGACGTCATCGAGCTGGACGGCACCGGCCGCCCCGCGTCGCTGGCGAGCGTCCCGTCCGCCGGTGCAGTCCCCTTCGGCTTCGACTTCGACAACAAGGGCCACCTCCTGGTGTCCGAGGCGGCCGCCAGCACGGCGTCGTCGTACGACGTCACGGCCGGCGGTCTCTCCACGATCAGCGCAGCCGTGTCGACGACGGAGAACGCAGCCTGCTGGCTGGTCGCGACCAACAACGGCAAGTTCGCCTACACCGGCAACGCCGGCGGCTCCCTGTCGATCAGCGGGTTCCGTGTCGGGAACGACGGGTCGCTGGTGCTGCTCACGCCCGGTGGCAGGACCGGGGTCACTCCGGCGGGCGTTACGGACCTCGCACTGAGCGCGAACAGCCAGTACCTCTACGGCCGACTGGGCAACGGCTCCGTGGCGGGCTTCGCCGTGAACCAGGACGGCAGCCTGTCGTCGATCGGCGTCACCGCCGGTCTCCCGGCTGGTGCGGCGGGCATCGCCGCTGGGTGATTCCTCGTCTGGCAGGCGGGCGGGCCGTTCACCGGCCCGCCCGCCGTGATTCCCCCACAGCAGGCGGTTCCCGGCCTACCGTCATGGCATGGTCGCGGAGCCCGACACCGACGTGGAGGCCGCGCTCCGCGCCGGCGACCAGTCCGCTTTCGCCCGGCTCGTGCGGACCTGGTCGCCTGTCCTGATGGGGACCGCGATGGCCCTGGGCGGGGACCACGCGACCGCGGAGAAGGCGGTCCGGGCGACCTGGGCCCAGGTGCCGGCGGAGCTCCCGAACCATCGCCCACCGCCGACGTTCCGGGGCTGGGTGTTCGGGCTGCTCGTCGGTCAGCTGGGGATGCCTACCACGTCGGAACCCGGCAGCAGCTCCCCAGCAGATACGGCCGCTCCGACGGTCGACCCCTCGCGGTTCCTCCCGCCGACGCACCACGAGTGGCCGGGGCACTGGGCCGTCCCGCCGACGACCTGGCCGGCGGTGCAGGACGCCAGGGCACAGCGCGGCGTCGGCCGTGTCCTGCGCGACGCTCTCGCCCGGCTCCCCACCGGCCAGCGGGTGGTGGTGGGGCTGCGCGACGTCGCAGGCTGCGAGCTCGGCGAGATCGCCACGATCGTGGCGCAACCCCCCGAGCGGGTCCGAGACGACCTGCATCGTGGTCGCGCCGAGCTCCGCCGTCATCTCGAGCGGCACGTCAGCCAGCCGCAGCCGGCTTGACCGGACCCTCGAGCGGCTCGGCCGGCGTCACGTCGGCCGCGATCGCGAGACGGTGTAGCCATGACGACTCTGCCTGCTTCTGACCACCTCGTCCCGACCCGCCGGTCGCTGCACCGTGCGGCGGAGCACCTGCTTGCCGCCGCGCGCAAGCGCGCGACCGGGGACATCAGCCTGGTGCCGGCACCGGGCGGTGTCGCCACGCCGCCGCTGGGTGACGGCAGCGTGGTCGCGATCGAGGGTGCCGACGTGGTCGTGCGGCGTCCTGAGGGCGTGCGCCGGGCAGCGCTCACGACCCTGGCGGAGACAGCTGCCGCGGTCGGGATCGAGCCCGGGTTCCCGTGGACCAAGCACCGACCGGGCACGGAGTACGAGCCCGACGCCGCACTGCCGGTCGAACCGGCCGCGGCTGCCGCGTTGGCTGCGTGGTTCGCCCTGGGGGAGGACGCGCTGACCACCCTCGTCGCGGAGGTGCCGGCCGAGG of Actinomycetes bacterium contains these proteins:
- the orn gene encoding oligoribonuclease; translated protein: MTERNDRRNDRMVWIDCEMTGLSLQTDALVEVAAVVTDAELTVLGEGVDVVIRPPDAALAQMVDVVREMHTSSGLLTELAAGTTLAEAEAQVLAYVREHVPVARKAPLAGNTVYVDRGFLARDMKDLDAHLHYRLVDVSSIKELVRRWFPRVYFNTPAKHGGHRALADILESIEELKFYREAVFVPQPGPDGDTAKALAARFELTPGTGTTT
- a CDS encoding beta-propeller fold lactonase family protein, with amino-acid sequence MPRTRSTVALAASAALAAALPLTGVPAAHAAGAAGSVYVLSNQVAGNAVIQYDRAPDGQLTPVGSFPTTGTGTGGGLSSQNAVVVDDEGAHLYAVDAGSSTITSFRIADGGLQRISTVPSGGTTPTSVAVHGDRLYALNAGGAGNVASFGVTDGALSALSDGTTALSSSATSPAQVSVTPDGDQLVVTERVTSLLDVIELDGTGRPASLASVPSAGAVPFGFDFDNKGHLLVSEAAASTASSYDVTAGGLSTISAAVSTTENAACWLVATNNGKFAYTGNAGGSLSISGFRVGNDGSLVLLTPGGRTGVTPAGVTDLALSANSQYLYGRLGNGSVAGFAVNQDGSLSSIGVTAGLPAGAAGIAAG
- a CDS encoding RNA polymerase sigma factor, whose protein sequence is MVAEPDTDVEAALRAGDQSAFARLVRTWSPVLMGTAMALGGDHATAEKAVRATWAQVPAELPNHRPPPTFRGWVFGLLVGQLGMPTTSEPGSSSPADTAAPTVDPSRFLPPTHHEWPGHWAVPPTTWPAVQDARAQRGVGRVLRDALARLPTGQRVVVGLRDVAGCELGEIATIVAQPPERVRDDLHRGRAELRRHLERHVSQPQPA